Proteins from a genomic interval of Hornefia porci:
- the atpE gene encoding ATP synthase F0 subunit C, whose product MGLIAIGAGLAMGLAALGVGIGQGILANGAMHGMSRQPEIAGKITGNMILAMAIMETALVLSFVIAIMLYSKL is encoded by the coding sequence ATGGGACTTATTGCAATCGGAGCAGGACTTGCTATGGGACTGGCGGCACTCGGCGTAGGCATCGGCCAGGGAATTCTGGCGAACGGAGCGATGCACGGAATGTCCAGGCAGCCGGAGATCGCCGGTAAAATCACCGGAAACATGATTCTGGCTATGGCGATCATGGAGACCGCGCTTGTTCTGTCCTTCGTTATCGCGATCATGCTTTACAGTAAGCTTTAA
- a CDS encoding ATP-binding protein produces the protein MDNIKFIIPGKPEYLTMVRLAISSIATTAGFDLEAVEDMKTAVSEACKNISCHGYSGFADKYDVECNVEQGMIEITVRDDCDSHSIAKTHKPCEMCPSEGDLGIYVIESLMNKVEFGRGEDERKFIRMVKKV, from the coding sequence ATGGATAATATCAAATTTATTATTCCCGGAAAGCCGGAGTACCTTACAATGGTGCGGCTCGCGATCAGTTCCATTGCCACGACGGCAGGGTTCGATCTGGAGGCGGTCGAGGACATGAAGACGGCGGTCAGTGAAGCGTGCAAGAACATTTCCTGTCACGGATACAGTGGATTTGCGGATAAATATGATGTAGAATGTAACGTGGAACAGGGAATGATCGAGATTACAGTAAGAGACGACTGTGATTCTCATTCCATCGCCAAGACGCATAAGCCGTGCGAGATGTGCCCCAGCGAGGGCGACCTCGGCATTTATGTGATTGAATCGCTGATGAACAAAGTAGAGTTTGGCAGGGGAGAGGATGAACGCAAGTTTATCAGAATGGTGAAGAAGGTATGA
- a CDS encoding inorganic phosphate transporter, producing MLVMTVIIGLTTAYVNGMHDGGTIVATTVTSRIMKPRSAILLAGLACLLGSVLLGNAVQSTMVNGIVNSGDILAGGGTQAALFAVSAFLGSMVWNLITWAGRLPSSASHSLIGSMIGCSMAICGADSVIWSSVMLRVVAAMILSPLAGFALGFLLLKLQNRILRRGTIVWTRRVRALDIVSTALLALSYGSNEAQKVAGVICLGALAAGGGSPSDTLTPLHLPVPGITALCGLALAVGAMTGGFNMMRTVGRDIVKVNTDRAFVSQLSSILVVEIANATGLPVSSTQVITGSVMGVGTEDRPRSVNWEILYKILLAWLLTLPAAGLTGAAVIRLMILIPV from the coding sequence ATGTTAGTAATGACGGTTATCATCGGACTTACAACTGCATACGTAAACGGCATGCACGACGGAGGCACCATCGTCGCCACCACCGTCACCTCCCGGATCATGAAACCCCGCTCCGCGATTCTGCTGGCCGGTCTCGCCTGCCTGCTGGGATCCGTCCTGCTCGGAAACGCGGTTCAGAGCACCATGGTAAACGGAATTGTGAACAGCGGTGACATCCTTGCCGGCGGTGGAACACAGGCTGCACTCTTCGCCGTGTCCGCCTTCCTCGGAAGCATGGTATGGAATCTGATTACCTGGGCAGGACGGCTTCCTTCCAGCGCTTCCCATTCGCTTATCGGCTCCATGATCGGCTGCTCCATGGCAATCTGCGGCGCGGATTCAGTCATATGGAGCAGCGTGATGCTGCGGGTCGTCGCCGCTATGATTCTCTCGCCTCTGGCAGGCTTCGCACTGGGATTTCTGCTGCTGAAGCTTCAGAATCGCATCCTGCGGCGGGGAACGATCGTCTGGACACGGAGAGTGCGCGCGCTGGACATTGTGAGCACGGCTCTGCTGGCTTTATCGTATGGAAGCAATGAGGCACAAAAGGTTGCCGGCGTGATCTGCCTCGGTGCTCTGGCCGCAGGCGGCGGCTCTCCGTCGGACACACTGACGCCGCTTCATCTTCCGGTGCCGGGGATTACAGCCCTCTGCGGTCTGGCACTGGCCGTCGGCGCCATGACAGGCGGCTTCAACATGATGCGCACCGTCGGGCGCGACATCGTGAAAGTCAACACAGACCGGGCCTTTGTATCCCAGCTCTCCTCCATCCTCGTGGTGGAAATCGCCAACGCAACGGGACTTCCCGTCAGTTCCACGCAGGTCATCACCGGATCCGTCATGGGCGTCGGAACCGAAGACCGTCCCCGGTCGGTGAACTGGGAGATCCTGTACAAAATCCTACTGGCATGGCTCCTGACTCTTCCGGCGGCAGGACTGACCGGCGCGGCTGTAATCCGTCTGATGATACTGATTCCCGTATAA
- a CDS encoding RNase H family protein: MAQILNIYSDGGCAGNQNEKNLGGWGAVLEFGEHRKELHGSEADTTNNRMELTAVISAFSALNREGLTVRVFTDSSYVADCFRKKWYVNWEKNGWKTSQKKPVENQELWQTLLALVRRHDVSFYRVKGHVNPDHPSTNMDRLYEKFVRWNGTGFSFEDFLYITEMNNRADELANIGIDEIRQS; the protein is encoded by the coding sequence ATGGCACAGATACTGAACATTTACTCCGACGGGGGATGCGCCGGCAACCAGAACGAAAAGAATCTGGGAGGATGGGGCGCTGTTCTGGAATTCGGAGAGCACAGAAAAGAACTTCACGGCAGTGAAGCGGACACCACCAATAACCGAATGGAACTGACGGCAGTGATTTCCGCCTTTTCGGCGCTGAATCGGGAAGGTCTGACCGTTCGGGTCTTCACAGACAGCTCCTATGTGGCGGACTGCTTCCGGAAAAAATGGTACGTGAACTGGGAGAAGAACGGCTGGAAAACTTCCCAGAAAAAGCCTGTCGAGAATCAGGAGCTCTGGCAGACGCTTCTGGCGCTGGTGCGCAGACATGACGTAAGCTTCTACCGGGTCAAGGGGCACGTGAATCCCGATCACCCCTCCACCAACATGGACAGGCTATACGAGAAATTCGTCCGTTGGAACGGCACCGGCTTCAGCTTCGAGGATTTCCTATATATCACGGAAATGAACAACCGGGCGGACGAGCTGGCGAATATCGGAATCGACGAGATCAGACAGTCATAA
- the atpH gene encoding ATP synthase F1 subunit delta: MEIEVAMVYAEALYGAAKDLGEVEEIRDEITQIDQILRKSRDFSELFLNPAISAAEKKNILKNVFEGRVQKEVLNFMYILVDKGRTTGFHEMVRQYCRLMDDAEGISEGVIYSAYPVTDEQLQKFEAETSRLFRRKVRLQNRVDKSLLGGVRLFVDGKMIDASAQHKLEQMANKIRVY; this comes from the coding sequence ATGGAAATAGAAGTCGCAATGGTCTACGCCGAAGCGCTTTACGGTGCGGCGAAGGATCTCGGAGAGGTAGAAGAGATCCGGGACGAGATCACGCAGATCGACCAGATCCTCCGGAAAAGCAGAGACTTCTCGGAGCTTTTTCTGAATCCGGCAATTTCGGCTGCCGAAAAGAAGAACATACTGAAGAATGTGTTCGAAGGCCGCGTGCAGAAAGAGGTCCTGAATTTTATGTACATTCTGGTGGACAAAGGCAGGACGACAGGCTTCCATGAGATGGTCCGCCAGTACTGCAGACTGATGGACGATGCGGAAGGAATCAGTGAAGGCGTAATCTATTCCGCTTATCCTGTGACGGATGAGCAGCTTCAGAAATTTGAAGCGGAGACCAGCCGGTTGTTCCGCAGAAAGGTCCGTCTGCAAAACAGGGTGGACAAAAGTCTTCTGGGAGGCGTCCGGCTGTTTGTCGACGGGAAAATGATCGACGCGTCCGCGCAGCATAAGCTGGAACAGATGGCAAATAAGATCAGAGTATACTAA
- the rlmH gene encoding 23S rRNA (pseudouridine(1915)-N(3))-methyltransferase RlmH, which produces MNITVICIGRLKERYWREAVGEYSKRLGSYCGLRILELKEARLPAGAGSAEEEAVKTAEGEEILSRVNKDMFVVSLEIRGRRMSSEALAEKLQSLALEGRSEIAFVIGGSLGLSEAVSRRADLKLSFSDMTFPHQMMRVILLEQIYRSFRIIRGEPYHK; this is translated from the coding sequence ATGAATATAACGGTGATATGCATCGGCAGGCTGAAGGAAAGATACTGGCGGGAGGCCGTCGGCGAATACAGCAAGCGGCTGGGAAGCTACTGCGGTCTGCGGATTCTGGAGCTTAAGGAGGCGAGGCTGCCTGCCGGCGCAGGATCCGCGGAGGAAGAGGCTGTGAAGACTGCGGAGGGCGAGGAGATCCTCTCCCGGGTGAACAAAGATATGTTCGTCGTGTCTCTGGAGATCCGGGGCAGACGGATGAGCTCGGAAGCGCTGGCGGAAAAGCTTCAAAGTCTGGCACTGGAGGGACGCAGCGAAATTGCCTTTGTTATAGGAGGAAGCCTTGGACTGTCTGAAGCGGTGAGCCGGAGAGCGGACCTGAAGCTGTCCTTCTCTGATATGACCTTTCCGCATCAGATGATGCGCGTGATCCTGCTGGAGCAGATTTACCGATCCTTCCGGATTATCCGCGGTGAGCCCTATCACAAATGA
- a CDS encoding SigB/SigF/SigG family RNA polymerase sigma factor, translating to MTDRDQFIEYKKHPTIELRNKIVEDHLYMVDILIRKYLNKGVEYDDLYQVGALALVQAVERFDPDKGYEFSSFATPTILGEIKKYFRDKQWSLKVPRRLKEISTKVQEVRDDLYLKYHRNPTAAEIAEATGFTEEQIIEAMESSQAYGTYSLDKTFDDAGEDGESSFLERYTGFDDKGFERVETAEIINKVMNELSDQNRYIFRERFIYNRSQADIAKTLGVSQMTISRAERNIIRQFRDELHRSS from the coding sequence ATGACGGACAGGGATCAGTTTATCGAATATAAGAAGCATCCTACAATTGAATTAAGAAATAAAATCGTGGAGGATCATCTTTACATGGTAGATATTCTGATCCGCAAGTACCTGAACAAGGGCGTCGAGTATGACGATCTTTATCAGGTGGGCGCGCTGGCGCTGGTGCAGGCTGTAGAGCGTTTTGATCCGGATAAGGGTTATGAATTCAGCTCCTTCGCCACGCCGACAATTCTCGGGGAAATCAAGAAATATTTCCGGGACAAGCAGTGGAGTCTGAAGGTTCCCCGCCGCCTGAAGGAAATTTCGACCAAGGTTCAGGAGGTCAGAGACGATCTCTATCTGAAATATCACCGCAATCCCACAGCGGCGGAAATCGCGGAGGCTACCGGTTTTACCGAGGAGCAGATTATTGAAGCGATGGAAAGCTCGCAGGCGTACGGAACCTATTCGCTGGACAAGACATTTGACGATGCCGGAGAGGATGGGGAGAGTTCTTTCCTGGAGAGATACACAGGCTTTGACGACAAAGGCTTCGAGCGGGTGGAAACCGCGGAGATTATCAACAAGGTCATGAACGAGCTCAGCGATCAGAACCGGTATATTTTCCGGGAACGCTTTATTTACAACCGATCCCAGGCAGATATCGCCAAAACGCTCGGCGTCAGTCAGATGACGATTTCCCGTGCGGAACGCAATATCATCCGCCAGTTCCGGGACGAGCTCCACAGATCCTCATAA
- the atpB gene encoding F0F1 ATP synthase subunit A, which translates to MIQFSELGPRIILYFGSGDKVFLTESTCFEIILAVILAVVGIWLGSGLEKVPKGKQIVAEVLVGWVYNFAQQNLGKVRGEKFAPYLGSLIVWLVFANSLGLIGLRPITADLNVTAALAVMSFVLIQGFAIKELGVRGRIDELGDPYYAILPMNVISELILPVTLALRLFGNIFGGMVVVDLWMHLMEFLSYKFCAVPILRCVTVIPLNLFFDMFEPVIQAYIFTILTAVNLEEGMSGMREDTAEKRRLKREKKKQKLIREA; encoded by the coding sequence ATGATTCAATTCAGTGAATTGGGTCCAAGGATCATCCTGTATTTCGGAAGCGGCGATAAGGTTTTCCTGACGGAAAGCACCTGCTTCGAGATCATCCTCGCCGTGATTCTGGCTGTCGTCGGAATCTGGCTGGGAAGCGGTCTGGAGAAGGTGCCCAAAGGGAAGCAGATCGTTGCGGAAGTCCTGGTCGGCTGGGTATACAATTTCGCTCAGCAGAATCTGGGAAAAGTCCGGGGTGAGAAATTCGCGCCCTATCTGGGATCACTGATCGTATGGCTTGTGTTCGCCAACAGTCTCGGACTTATCGGACTTAGGCCGATTACGGCGGATCTCAATGTGACGGCGGCGCTGGCAGTGATGTCATTCGTCCTGATCCAGGGATTTGCGATTAAGGAACTGGGCGTCAGGGGAAGAATCGACGAGCTGGGGGATCCCTACTATGCGATTCTGCCGATGAATGTGATCAGCGAACTGATTCTGCCGGTTACACTGGCTCTTCGACTGTTCGGAAACATCTTCGGCGGTATGGTGGTCGTCGATCTGTGGATGCACCTGATGGAATTCCTGAGCTACAAATTCTGTGCGGTTCCGATTCTGCGGTGCGTCACGGTTATTCCGCTGAATCTGTTCTTTGATATGTTTGAGCCTGTAATTCAGGCATACATATTCACCATTCTGACTGCGGTCAATCTGGAGGAAGGTATGTCCGGCATGCGGGAGGACACAGCAGAGAAGAGACGACTGAAGAGAGAGAAGAAGAAACAGAAGCTTATCAGAGAAGCCTGA
- a CDS encoding DUF47 domain-containing protein, translating into MTEKIKKKSFFRSSSDTEVYDLLKGQCAQGSLSADLFVQFMHTLDPDTADRIEEAEKTADRKRETLIYYVENSFITPVSRHYLFNLSRVIDDLTDEIKDLKDFIQFFDYRPTPKNIEMAEINRDSIHILEESVRAWISSDDDRFWKGMIRIKKNENKVKRLFWENIREIEGEDSIRDIISSREFCRDLNSLANKTGKVADRLGDLKIKSIK; encoded by the coding sequence ATGACAGAGAAAATAAAGAAAAAGAGTTTTTTCAGGAGCAGCTCGGACACTGAGGTATACGATCTGCTGAAGGGACAGTGCGCGCAGGGCAGTCTGAGCGCCGACCTTTTCGTGCAGTTCATGCACACGCTGGATCCTGACACTGCCGACCGTATCGAGGAAGCGGAGAAGACTGCGGACCGGAAACGGGAAACTCTTATCTATTATGTGGAAAACTCCTTTATCACTCCGGTCTCGCGTCACTATCTGTTCAATCTTTCCCGGGTCATCGACGACCTGACAGACGAAATCAAGGATCTGAAGGATTTCATTCAGTTTTTCGATTACCGGCCGACCCCCAAGAATATTGAGATGGCTGAAATCAACCGGGATTCCATTCATATTCTGGAGGAATCTGTGCGCGCCTGGATCAGCAGCGACGACGACCGGTTCTGGAAGGGGATGATACGGATAAAAAAGAATGAGAATAAGGTTAAACGGCTGTTCTGGGAAAACATCCGGGAAATCGAAGGCGAGGATTCCATCCGCGACATCATTTCCTCCCGGGAATTCTGCCGCGATCTGAACTCACTGGCCAACAAGACAGGAAAAGTCGCAGACCGGCTGGGAGATCTGAAAATAAAATCCATCAAATAG
- a CDS encoding MBL fold metallo-hydrolase, with amino-acid sequence MGLSFCSFASGSSGNCYLVESENTVILIDVGITGKRILAGLEENGLEAGDVDAILLTHEHIDHVRSIRMIGRKAGHAEVYASEGTFAGIEEKLLPRGRWSPVPDEEFAIGDIAVRAFSLSHDAIEPTGYTLRSGGRQVTVVTDTGVVTEEIFEQMKTADLLVLEANHEVNILRMGSYPYPLQQRILGDEGHLSNETAGRVLCSLLDQMHGERIPRVLLAHLSHENNTPQQAYLTVKNILFERDYFVDRDVKLAVIRRDETSPLLEV; translated from the coding sequence ATGGGATTATCGTTCTGTTCTTTTGCCAGCGGCAGTTCGGGCAACTGTTATCTGGTGGAAAGTGAGAATACAGTAATATTAATTGATGTAGGGATCACGGGCAAGCGGATTCTGGCCGGGCTTGAGGAAAACGGTCTGGAGGCGGGAGACGTGGATGCAATCCTTCTGACGCATGAACACATCGACCACGTGCGGAGTATCCGGATGATCGGCCGCAAGGCAGGTCACGCGGAGGTTTACGCTTCCGAGGGAACGTTCGCGGGAATTGAGGAGAAGCTTCTGCCCAGGGGGCGCTGGAGTCCCGTTCCCGACGAGGAATTCGCCATCGGAGACATCGCGGTCAGAGCCTTCAGCCTTTCCCACGATGCAATTGAACCCACGGGATATACACTGCGGAGCGGCGGAAGGCAGGTGACGGTCGTTACGGACACCGGCGTCGTCACGGAAGAGATTTTCGAACAGATGAAGACTGCAGATCTTCTGGTGCTGGAGGCCAACCACGAGGTGAATATCCTGCGGATGGGATCCTACCCATATCCGCTGCAGCAGCGGATTCTGGGAGATGAGGGGCACCTCTCCAACGAGACGGCGGGCCGGGTTTTGTGCTCGCTCCTGGATCAGATGCATGGGGAAAGGATCCCCCGGGTCCTGCTGGCGCATCTTTCTCATGAGAACAACACTCCGCAGCAGGCGTATCTGACGGTGAAAAACATACTGTTCGAGAGGGATTACTTTGTTGACCGGGATGTGAAGCTGGCTGTGATCCGCCGGGATGAAACAAGTCCCCTGCTGGAGGTATAG
- the atpF gene encoding F0F1 ATP synthase subunit B, whose translation MHGYQALFNLNWNFLFSIITFIVLFLILKHFFFEKVHDFMMKRQQEVEDSLNNAAETSRIADAKLADYEERIAGVETESRAIIKKARDEAKIQADSIIDAANEKAKAAITRSQEEIRREKFNARKELKEEVGSLAVLAAEKIMEREIDADRQKDIVDRIIEEAEEKTWK comes from the coding sequence ATGCACGGGTATCAGGCGTTGTTTAATCTGAACTGGAACTTTCTGTTCTCGATCATAACGTTTATTGTTTTATTCTTGATCTTGAAGCATTTCTTCTTTGAAAAGGTCCATGACTTTATGATGAAGCGTCAGCAGGAGGTGGAGGATTCCCTGAATAACGCGGCGGAAACCAGCCGCATTGCCGACGCGAAGCTCGCCGACTACGAGGAGCGTATCGCCGGCGTGGAAACAGAGAGTCGCGCGATTATCAAGAAAGCCAGAGACGAAGCGAAGATCCAGGCGGACAGCATCATCGACGCCGCCAATGAGAAGGCCAAGGCCGCGATTACACGTTCCCAGGAGGAGATCCGGCGGGAGAAATTCAACGCCCGCAAGGAGCTTAAGGAAGAGGTGGGATCGCTGGCTGTTCTCGCCGCGGAGAAAATCATGGAACGGGAAATCGATGCGGACAGGCAGAAGGATATCGTTGACCGGATCATCGAGGAAGCTGAGGAGAAGACATGGAAATAG
- a CDS encoding glutaredoxin family protein has translation MKLELYKFEGCPFCMRVMNEIREEGRNDVELHDIHQNEVDRQRLIRDGGVEQVPCLFIDGRPLYESADIIEWLRANPASAASRG, from the coding sequence ATGAAGCTGGAATTGTATAAATTTGAAGGATGCCCTTTTTGTATGAGGGTGATGAATGAAATCCGGGAGGAAGGAAGAAATGATGTGGAGCTCCACGATATCCATCAGAATGAGGTGGACCGGCAGCGTCTGATTCGCGACGGAGGCGTGGAGCAGGTTCCCTGTCTGTTCATCGACGGCAGGCCTCTGTACGAAAGTGCGGATATCATTGAATGGCTGCGGGCCAATCCCGCTTCTGCCGCTTCCCGCGGATAA